The following DNA comes from Salegentibacter mishustinae.
TGAATTCAGGCATTCTGAAGCTTATTCCCGTTTGCTTGAAGTTTTAGGTTACAACAACGAGTTCGAGAAATTAATAGAAACTCCTGTTATCAAAAAAAGAGTGGCCTATCTTTCTGAAGCTTTAGCAAATACAAAATCTTCAGATGAAAAGAAATACGTGTTTTCCCTTATTTTATTCTCTATTTTAATTGAAAACGTATCTCTATTTAGTCAGTTTGCTATTATACTTTCTTTTAGTCGGTTTAAAGGAGTGATGAAGAATGTGAGCAATATAATTGCATGGACATCTGTAGACGAACAAATTCACGCCAATGCCGGCATTTATATCGTAAACCAGATTAAGAATGAATTTCCAGAATTCTTCAATGAGGAAACTAAAACCCAAATTAGGGAAATTATAGCCCACTCTATGGAAGTAGAATCTGAAATCCTGGATTGGATCTTTGCTGATGGTGCTTTGGAACAATGCAAAAAAGAAGACCTGCTGAATTTTATGAAATATCGGATAGACGATAGCCTTGAAAAAATTGGTTTGGAAAAGATCTACTTTGTTTCAGAGTATGATTATAAAGCCATGTTATGGTTTGAGGAAGAAGTTTTCGCCAATAGTTTAGACGACTTTTTTGCCAAGCGCCCGGTAGATTACACCAAACACGATAAAAGCATCACCGCCGATGATCTTTTTTAAACAATATTCCGCAGCAATATTTCAACTTAAAATCCAGCAAAATGCCAGAAACAATAATTAAAGAAACGCAACAAGACCGCTTATGGTGGCTTAATGAAGAAAGTCAGCAAATACTTAACCGCGGTTATCTATTAAAAGGAGAAACCACAAAATCTGCTATTGAGCGCGTTGCAAACGCAGCGGCAAAGAGACTCTACAAACCCGAATTGGCAGAAGCTTTTATAGAAATGATAGAGCGCGGCTGGATGAGTTTAAGTTCGCCAATTTGGGCCAATATGGGCACCGAGCGCGGATTACCAATTTCCTGTTTCAATGTCTACGTACCCGATAATATTGAAGGAATTACCCACAAACTGGGCGAGGTAATTATGCAAACCAAGATTGGTGGCGGAACTTCAGGCTATTTCGGGGAATTACGAGGTCGTGGCAGCGCGGTTACCGATAATGGCAAAAGTAGCGGAGCAACCAGCTTTATGAAACTTTTTGACACCGCTATGGATACTATTTCACAAGGTGGTGTACGCCGTGGAGCTTTTGCAGCTTACCTGGATATAGACCATCCCGATATTAAAGAATTTCTCGAGATAAAAAATATTGGAAACCCTATTCAAAATTTATTTTATGGCGTTAGTGTGCCCGATTACTGGATGCAGGAAATGATAGATGGCGATCGGGAGAAAAGAGAAATATGGGCTAAAGTTTTAGAAAGTAGGCAGCAAAAAGGTTTGCCCTATATTTTCTTTAAAGACAATATCAACCGGTTCAAGCCGCAAGTTTATAAGGACAAAAACTACGTTATAAATTCCAGCAATTTGTGTTCAGAAATCGCACTGCCCTCAACCGAGGAAGAGTCTTTTATTTGCTGTCTCTCTTCAATGAATTTAGAGCTTTATGACGAATGGAAAGATACCGAGGCAGTAAAACTGGCTATCTATTTTCTTGATGCCGTTTTACAGGAATTTATTGCTAAAACCGAAGATAATTATTACCTCACTCCTGCCAATAAATTTGCAAAAAGACACAGGGCACTGGGACTGGGCGTTATGGGCTGGCATTCCTATCTTCAGAAAAATAGGATTCCTTTTGAAGGTTTAAAAGCAAAAGGTTTAACGAATTCCATTTTTAAGGAAATTAATGAGAAAGCTACAAAAGCAAGTAAAGAATTAGCCAATATTTATGGCGAACCCGAGGTTCTAAAGGGCTACGGATTAAGAAATACTACTTTAATGGCCGTAGCGCCTACTACCTCTTCCTCTGCAATTTTAGGACAGGCATCACCTGGAATTGAACCTTTTAGCAGTAATTATTATAAAGCCGGGTTGGCGAAAGGTAATTTTATGCGGAAGAATAAATATTTAAAGCAACTGCTCCAGGAAAAAGGATTGGATACCGAAGAAACCTGGCGAAGCATCATGCTAAATCACGGAAGCGTACAGCATTTAAAAGAATTAAGTGACGAAGAGCGAATGGTTTTTAAAACCTTTAAAGAAATAAGTCAGTTAGAGATTATACAACAGGCTTCGGTTAGGCAAAAATATATAGACCAGGCACAAAGTTTGAATTTAAATATTCCATCAGATCTTCCGGTTAGGGAAGTAAATAAATTAATGATAGAAGCCTGGCAACTGGGAGTTAAAACGCTATACTACCAAAGAAGTCAAAGTGTTTCTAAAGAATTTATAGCCAATATGGTGAATTGTGCCAGTTGTGAAGCTTAGATCTATATAAGAAAAGCTGTTTGAAAGTTTTTTGTGACGTCAAGCTGAACTTGTTTCAGCTTCTAACATGTTTTTGAGTATTTACATTTTAGACCCTGAAATAAATTCAGGGTGACGATTTTAACAAGGCTTCAAACAGCTTTTATTTATTTTGTAAATCTATTTTACATAGCTCCCCATTCTTTTAGAGAGTCTTTGTTCATTTTTACATAATCCTGGTTTCCGGCTTTTTCAGCTTCAGCTAAAGATTTTTTGGCAGCAGCAATTGCTTCTTCTTTTTTACCAAGATCGGCTGCTATAAGCGATTTTCTTCTTAGAATCCAGAAGGCATTCGGGTTACCCATTTCAAGAGATTTATTTACCCATTCGTAAGCCTGTTCCAAATCTTTATTGGCATCGTGATAATAAGTTGCAGCAGCGAAATAATCGGCAGCTCCCGGGCCATTCATAGTTTTCTCAATACTGGCCATTGCTTTTTCTTCGGTAGGCACTTCAAATTGTAGACTGGCAACTGTATTTGCCCATACAAAATTGAGCGCAGCCGATTCATTCTTAAGATCGTCTATCATAATTGTAAAGGTTTCCATTTCAAATGGAAGTTCCATCACTTCTGCAGTTGCTTTTAGCACTACTTTCTCTTCGTTCCATTCAGCAGGATTTCCCCAGTTAGAAGCATCATTATAAAACTTTACTTCCCATTCGTCTTCCTTCGGAATTGTGTAAATAGCGTAAGTTCCCGCTTTTAATTCTTTACCCTGAACAGTAACATCGTCACTAAAAGTGATTTTGGTATTTTCGTTAGCACCGGTACGCCATACTTCGCCATAAGGTACCAGATCGCCAAAAATCTCACGATCTCTCATTCCTGGACGGGAATATTCTAAAGTGACATCGGTAAGTCCAACTTTTTGTTCAACTTTAGTAAACGGACTGGCTTGAGGCGCCTTTACCTGTGCCTGGGCAGCACTGATAAGCCCGGCTGTACATAAAAATAAAAGTAGTTTTTTCATTGTTCAGTTTGTTTTTAGTTTGATCAAATATACCGAGAAATTGATTACCAATTTAGATAAGAATCAACTTCATTTATATTTTGTTTAACTATAATAATTTTATTTTAAACAAAACTACTCTTAATTTTACAATCAAATATAATTAGAATGAAAATCTACACTAAAAGATCGGTCCAAAAACTTCCTATTAGCCTGGAAAAAGCCTGGGAATTTCTCTCCAGCCCAGGAAATCTAAAGACCATTACACCAAACTATATGGGATTTAATATTATCTCTGGAGCCGATCGCCCAATGTTTGCCGGGCAAATTATTCAATATATAGTGACCCCTATAGCGGGAATTAAAACCAAATGGGTAACCGAAATCACTCACGTAAGAGACAAAGAATACTTTGTAGATGAACAGCGCTTTGGGCCTTATGCTTTATGGCATCACAAACATTTTTTAAAAGAAATACCCGGCGGTGTAGAAATGGAAGATATTATAGATTATAAGCTACCTCTGGGAATTCTGGGGCAAATGGCTCACCCATTTTTGGTGGCTCCAAAACTGAAAGAAATTTTTGATTACAGGCAGAAAAAACTTGTAGAGCTTTTTGGTGAATTCGATGAAAATAAAGTTAAAAACGCAACCCTAAAACAAGATATACTAAACTAAATAAATTGAATTATGGAAAAGAATATTTTACTTATTGGTGGCTCAACCGGAATCGGACTTGAAATCGCCAATCAACTGGTTAAAGAAAATAATGTAATTGTTGCTTCAAGAAATAAAGGCGAATTAAATGATGATATAAAGCATTTAGAATTTGATGTTTTAAAAGATAATATTGAAGATCTCGATTTGCCGGAAAAAATACACGGGCTGGTTTATTGCCCCGGCAGCATAAACCTGAAGCCTTTTAAGATGCTAAAACATAAAGATTTTGAGGAAGAAATGAATCTTAATTTCTTAAGTTTGATAAAAGTGGTTCAGGGAGTAATGCCGAAATTAAAAGAAGCAGAAAATGCAAGTTTGGTGTTTTTTAGCACTGTTGCTGTGAAAGTTGGAATGCCCTTCCATACTAGCGTTGCCGCCGCGAAAGGTGCAATTGAAGGTTTCGCAAAATCTCTCGCAGCAGAATATGCTCCCAGCCTTCGCGTAAATGTGATCGCTCCATCTTTAACCGATACTCCATTAGCTGAAAAATTATTGTCTAATGATTCGAAGAAAGAGAAAATGAGTGAAAGACATCCTCTTAAAAGGGTTGGAAATGCCAAAGATATTGCGAACGCAGCTACCTTTTTGTTAAGCGATGAAAATAGCTGGATCACTGGACAAATTATTGGAGTAGACGGCGGACTTTCAACTTTAAATATTTCGTAAATGAGCAAAGAAGTGAATATTTTCTGGTTTAGACGTGATTTGAGATTAGATGATAATGTAGGTTTTCTCGAAGCTTTAAAATCTGACAAACCGGTTTTACCAATTTTTATATTTGATACAGAAATACTGGATAAATTACCTAAAAATGATGCTCGTGTAACTTTTATACACGAGCAACTTCAGGAAATGCGAAAAGAAGTACAAGATGATTATAGTAGTTCTATCGCGATGTATCACGGCAAACCAAAGGAAATTTTTAAGCAGTTAATTAAAGAATATCAAATTGCAGAAGTATTCACCAATCATGATTATGAACCCTATGCAGCTCAAAGAGACAAGGAAATAGCCGAGCTACTTTCTGAAAATAATATTGAATTTCACACTTTTAAAGATCAGGTTATCTTTGAAAAGGATGAAGTACTAAAGAAAGATGGCGATCCTTATATAGTTTACACTCCTTATATGAGGGTTTGGAAAGAGCATTTCAAATCTCTGGATCTAAAAATTCATTATACAAGTCAGTACCTGGATAATCTTATTCAAAATACCAGGTTACCTAATTTAAGCTTAAGTGATATTGGATTCAAAACTTCAGAAGTTAAAGTACCGGATTATGATGTTACTCCAACTTTAATCCAACAATATGAGAACACCAGGAATATTCCCGGAAAAGATGGTACTTCGAGGTTAGGAGCACATCTTAGGTTTGGAACAGTAAGCGTTAGAAAGATGGTAAAAAAGGCAAATGCCGAAACAAATAAAACCTTTTTCGATGAATTGATCTGGAGAGAGTTTTTTATGCAAGTGCTGTATCACAATCCCGATACTGTCACTGAATCTTTTAAAAAGAAATACGACCGTATTGAATGGCGCAATAATGAAGAAGAATTTGAGAAGTGGAAATCGGGTAAAACAGGTTATCCATTGGTAGATGCCGGAATGCGACAGCTAAACAAGTCTGGATTTATGCATAATCGCGTTAGAATGCTGGTAGGAAGTTTTCTTTGTAAGCATTTGCTTATAGACTGGCGTTGGGGTGAAGCTTATTTTGCCGAAAAACTATTGGATTATGAAATGTCTTCTAATGTTGGAAACTGGCAATGGGTAGCCGGTAGCGGCGTTGATGCTGTCCCATATTTTAGAATTTTCAACCCAACTACACAAATTGATAAATTTGATAAGGATAAAAAATATATTAAAGAATGGGTAGAAGAATTTGGCACCGATGATTATCCAGAAAAAATGGTAGACCATAAAGAAGCCCGCGAACGGGCTCTAAAAGTTTATAAAGAAGCGGTTAGCTAATTGTTCCAAATTTCCCGGGCTTTATCAAGGTCTTCGGGAGTGTCTATACCAATGGTTTGCATTTGAGTTTCCACCATTTTTATATTTTTACCATATTCCAGGAATCGAATCGCCTCAATCTTTTCGGCAGATTCTAAAGAAAGCATCGGTAAATTATAGAAATCTATAAGCGCTTGTTTTCTAAACGCATAAATACCTAAATGCTTAAAATAAGTTACCTGCGCATCTGTATTTCTTGGATAAGGAATGGGAAATCTTGAAAAATACATCGCAAAGTCATTTTTATTGGTAATTACCTTTACGTTGTTAGGATTGGTAATTTCGTCACTTTCGGAGAGGGCAGTTTTTAAAGAGGCAAGATCTATGGCCGAGGCATCATCTTCCCTAAAAACAACTAGTAATTTTGCCAGGCTGTCTTTATCTATAAATGGTTCGTCTCCCTGTACATTTACCACGATATCAACATCCATATCCTGCACAGCTTCCGCGATTCGGTCGCTGCCACATTCGTGTTCCTTATTGCTTTTTATCGCTTTTCCGCCATTCTTATTTATTTCAGCAAAGATCTCATCACTGTCGGTTACCACATAAACTTCTTGAAAAAGTTCGGTGTTTTTAGCAGCTTCATAAGTCCTGGTAATTACTGTTTTACCGTTTAAGTCTTTTAAAAGTTTCCCCGGAAAACGAGATGCCTCATATCGGGCGGGAATCATTGCGATTATTTTAAGCGGATTATTCATCGAAAAAGATAGTTTTAGAGGTTAAATTTAGGTTTTAATATTTGAATCGAAGCAGATGCAAAACTATTTATTCAAGAAAAAATCATCTTTAAAACCTATTAGGTATAGCTTATCTGTTGCCCTTGTTACAGCGGTATAAAGCCATCTTAAATATTCTTTACCAACGCCTTCTGGCAGGTAAGGTTGTTCTATAAAAACGGTGTTCCACTGCCCACCCTGTGATTTATGGCAGGTCATGGCGTAAGAAAATTTGATCTGTAAGGCATTAAAGAACTTATTGTTCTTCACCTTCATGAACTTCTTATATTTAGAAGTTTCATCTTCATAATCTTTCATCACTTCCTGGTAAAGCTGGTTAGATTCTTCATAAGAAAGCGACGGCGTATTACTGGTTAGCGTATCTAGCATAACTACGGTTTCAAAAGGTCGCATTTTGGGATAATCTACCATTTGTACCTGAACTTCGGCAAAGCGAAACCCATACAGCTCCTTTATACCAAAAATCTCCAGGACTTTTACAATATCTCCGTTAGCTATAAATCCTGCTTCGGAATTAGGTTTTATCCAGAAATAATTATTCTTTACCACCATAAGATAATCTCCGGCTGAAATTTCTTCTTCCTGAAACAAAATACGGGACCTTATTTGCTGGTTATACAAATTCGCCCTTTTGTTAGATCGAACAATAAAACTGGTTTCTTCATTCCCTAATTCATTATAGCAATCTTCAATAGCATTCATGATCTCATAACCATCCTGTAGTCTAACCACATCTGCCTTTGGAGTAAGTTCAAATTGAAAACTATCATAAAAACCGTCTTGCAGGCTTTGCCTTATTTTCGTGGCATTTAATAGAATATCGCTTTCCTCCGCCTGCCGCACCACTTCGTCCAGTTCTATATGATTTACTTGTTTATTATAAGAAAATTGAAGTTTTTCAGCTTCCAGCGCAGGGCTAATTTCCATTTTTACCGGAGGTAGCTGTGCGGTATCCCCAATTAAGATAAGCTGGCAATTATGACCTGAATAGACAAATTGGATAAGATCGTCCAACAAGCTTCCATTTTCCATTAATTTGGAATTCGTAGGCGTATCAGAGATCATAGAAGCTTCATCTACAATAAAAATACTGTTTTTGTGTTTATTGGGTTGAAGCACAAATTGTACGCCGCTTCCACCACTTTTCTTCGGAAAATAGATCTTTTTGTGAATGGTAAAAGCTTCTTTTTTTGAATAATTAGAGATCACTTTTGCTGCTCTTCCCGTAGGTGCCAATAAAACTCCCGATTTCTTAATTTGCCAGAGATTTTTCACCAGGGTACTGATAATCGTGGTTTTACCGGTTCCGGCAAAGCCTTTCAATACAAAAAGTTCATCTTTATTATTGCTTAAAACGAAACGGGAAAGTTGCTGTAATGCAAGATCCTGTCCTGCTTTAGCCGTAAAACCAAGATCGCTTAATAGAAGTTTATAAAATTTAGAAGCATCAAGATTTTCCATAGAAGAATTATCAAAAATCAAAGATAGGAATGGATTTTTACGGAAGAAACTTTTACGAATAAAAAAAAATTGTAGATTTGTCGTGAACACTAGTAATTCTTAAAACAAAATTTAGAACGCATGAGACTTGCAATTCAATTACTTCTTTGGGTAGTTATTATAGGATTAGCCTACCTTACATTTAATGCTGTTTACGAACCAATCCAGTTTAATAAGATTAAAGAAAAGCGTTATGCGAAAGTAGTTGAAAACTTAAAGGACATTCGTGATGCCGAACTAGCCCACAAGGAAGTTGTTGGGACTTTTGAGGATGATTTTGATAAACTTGTAAAATTTTTAGATACCGCTGAATTTGCGATTACTCAGCGTCGTGACACTACTGTTTTAGATGAAGAATACAAAAAGCAATATGGTGTAGACGAATATATTGAAAAAGTTATTGTAGATACACTTGGATTTGTACCGGTAAAAGACTCATTATTTGACGGCGATAGAGAACGTTATACAAATATGATCAATGTACCCGTTGAAGGTGTAGATGCTAAATTTGAACTTGACGCCGGAAGCATCAAAAAAGGACAGACAGATATTCCTGTTTTTAGAGCCAGAGTTGCTAAGAGCGTTGTACTACAAGGATTAGACAGAGAGCTAATTTTACAACAAAATCAAGTACAATCTGTAGACGATATTAACGGCCGTTACATAAACGTTGGTTCTATGGAGGAAGTTAACACAAAAGGAAACTGGCCAACCCAATATGGCGACGAGTAACAGTACAGAACAAATAAATTTAGAACTGTCCATTCAGGTTTCCCTGGATGGACTTTCTTTTTGTACCCTAAATTCTGTCGATAATGAAGTGGTAGATTTTAAGAAGATACGCTTTACCCAGCAGCTTGATCCTATAAAGATCTTAGCCGAAATTGAAAAAATTTTTGAAGACGATAAAAGCTTAATTGAAGCCAAACAGGTAAAACTTATTTTTGACAATGCGCTCTACAGCTTTGTCCCCTCTACTTTGTTTAAGGAAGAAAATGCTTCAGATTATCTAAAATTCAATACCAAGATCCTTAAAACCGATTTTATAGCACACGAAGAAATTGGTCCTACCGAAATCATCAATGTGTATATTCCATATACCAATATTATTAATTTCTTTTTTGAAAAATTCGGTGAGTTTGAATATCAGCATCTCAGTACTGTTTTAGTTGAAAACTTACTGGAATTACCAAAAGTAGATAGACCACAAATGTTTGCTCATATTAAAAACAAGCAATTTGATCTTGTGGTGATAGAAAACGGAAAATTATTGCTTTGCAATTCTTTCAGTTTTACCGAAAAAGAAGATTTTTTATATTATATTCTTTTTACTGCCGAACAACTCAATCTAAAACCAGAACATTTTAGATTATTTTTACTGGGAGCCATTAGTAAAGCTTCTCCCCTATTTAAAATTGCTTTTGAATATATAAAGCATATCGAGCTTTTAGAAACCGATTTCAGCTTTAATAAAAAAGAAGAACTTACCGGTTTAAACGAACTGGAAGAATATGTTTTATTAAAATCATTTGTATGAGAATAATTTCAGGAACGAATAAAGGAAAAAGATTAGTTGCTCCTAAAAAGCTACCGGTGCGCCCTACAACCGATATGGCTAAGGAGGCCCTTTTTAATATCCTGAATAATACTTTTCAATTCTCTCAACTAAGCATTCTAGATCTATTTTCAGGAACCGGTAATATTGCCTATGAATTCGCATCCCGCGGAAGTAAAGAAATTACAGCAGTAGATGCGAACTACGACTGTGTGAAATTCATAAAAAAAACGGCACAGGAATTAGATTTTAATATCTCTACCATTAAAAGTGATGTTTTTAAATTTCTTGAGAAAGCATACGTAAAGGCCGATATTATTTTTGCCGACCCTCCTTATGATTTTGAGGAGAACGAATTTCTAAAAATTCCTCAAATCGTCTTCGAAAAAAACCTACTTAATCAAAATGGACAATTAATAATTGAACACTCTAAACACACCAATCTCTCAAATTTTCCTAACTTTATTGAAGCCAGGCGATATGGAGGTTCTGTATTTAGTTTTTTTGAAAATGTAGAATAGTTTCTTCTTATCAAGAAGAAAAAGCCAGAAGAAGAAAAAGCCAGAAAAGGCTTAAAACCATGTTATGACGCAGCGGATTAAAACTATAAAACTAATCGATATTGACCTGGAGTTTTACGACAGAATGGTAATTTCTAAAGTAAAAGAAGATGTTGTATTCCAGTTAGCACACGTAGAACAAATTCTAAGAATATGTAATGAGGTTTTTGAAGGTAGGAACTATGTATATATATCGAACAGAAGCAACAATTACAACGTTAATCCAACTATTTATTTTGAACTAAAAGAAATTAAATCTCTGTCTGGAATAGCTATTGTAAGTGAACGTTTTGAAGCATTAAAGGTGGCAAATTTCGAAAAACAATTTTCTCCCATTCCTTTTGATATCTTCTCTAACATGGATGAAGCCCGTGCCTGGGCAAAGACTTTATTAAAAAAAGCAGGCCTATAATCCGGATTCTGTTCCTCCCGGTAAAACCGGGATTCCCCTTATCATTTATCTCAGGTTTTTGTTGCCAAAAACTTTTAGCTGCCTACCCTCCGGTAGCAAGCGAGCAGCTTGCAAACACCG
Coding sequences within:
- the kdsB gene encoding 3-deoxy-manno-octulosonate cytidylyltransferase encodes the protein MNNPLKIIAMIPARYEASRFPGKLLKDLNGKTVITRTYEAAKNTELFQEVYVVTDSDEIFAEINKNGGKAIKSNKEHECGSDRIAEAVQDMDVDIVVNVQGDEPFIDKDSLAKLLVVFREDDASAIDLASLKTALSESDEITNPNNVKVITNKNDFAMYFSRFPIPYPRNTDAQVTYFKHLGIYAFRKQALIDFYNLPMLSLESAEKIEAIRFLEYGKNIKMVETQMQTIGIDTPEDLDKAREIWNN
- a CDS encoding ribonucleotide-diphosphate reductase subunit beta, with translation MSIFQKRVNYKPFEYPEILQFTEAINRSFWVHSEVDFTADVQDFHSHLSENEKQVIKKSLLAIAQIEVAVKSFWGDLYQHLPKPEFNGLGSTFAECEFRHSEAYSRLLEVLGYNNEFEKLIETPVIKKRVAYLSEALANTKSSDEKKYVFSLILFSILIENVSLFSQFAIILSFSRFKGVMKNVSNIIAWTSVDEQIHANAGIYIVNQIKNEFPEFFNEETKTQIREIIAHSMEVESEILDWIFADGALEQCKKEDLLNFMKYRIDDSLEKIGLEKIYFVSEYDYKAMLWFEEEVFANSLDDFFAKRPVDYTKHDKSITADDLF
- a CDS encoding ribonucleoside-diphosphate reductase subunit alpha yields the protein MPETIIKETQQDRLWWLNEESQQILNRGYLLKGETTKSAIERVANAAAKRLYKPELAEAFIEMIERGWMSLSSPIWANMGTERGLPISCFNVYVPDNIEGITHKLGEVIMQTKIGGGTSGYFGELRGRGSAVTDNGKSSGATSFMKLFDTAMDTISQGGVRRGAFAAYLDIDHPDIKEFLEIKNIGNPIQNLFYGVSVPDYWMQEMIDGDREKREIWAKVLESRQQKGLPYIFFKDNINRFKPQVYKDKNYVINSSNLCSEIALPSTEEESFICCLSSMNLELYDEWKDTEAVKLAIYFLDAVLQEFIAKTEDNYYLTPANKFAKRHRALGLGVMGWHSYLQKNRIPFEGLKAKGLTNSIFKEINEKATKASKELANIYGEPEVLKGYGLRNTTLMAVAPTTSSSAILGQASPGIEPFSSNYYKAGLAKGNFMRKNKYLKQLLQEKGLDTEETWRSIMLNHGSVQHLKELSDEERMVFKTFKEISQLEIIQQASVRQKYIDQAQSLNLNIPSDLPVREVNKLMIEAWQLGVKTLYYQRSQSVSKEFIANMVNCASCEA
- a CDS encoding DUF3822 family protein, with protein sequence MATSNSTEQINLELSIQVSLDGLSFCTLNSVDNEVVDFKKIRFTQQLDPIKILAEIEKIFEDDKSLIEAKQVKLIFDNALYSFVPSTLFKEENASDYLKFNTKILKTDFIAHEEIGPTEIINVYIPYTNIINFFFEKFGEFEYQHLSTVLVENLLELPKVDRPQMFAHIKNKQFDLVVIENGKLLLCNSFSFTEKEDFLYYILFTAEQLNLKPEHFRLFLLGAISKASPLFKIAFEYIKHIELLETDFSFNKKEELTGLNELEEYVLLKSFV
- a CDS encoding cryptochrome/photolyase family protein translates to MSKEVNIFWFRRDLRLDDNVGFLEALKSDKPVLPIFIFDTEILDKLPKNDARVTFIHEQLQEMRKEVQDDYSSSIAMYHGKPKEIFKQLIKEYQIAEVFTNHDYEPYAAQRDKEIAELLSENNIEFHTFKDQVIFEKDEVLKKDGDPYIVYTPYMRVWKEHFKSLDLKIHYTSQYLDNLIQNTRLPNLSLSDIGFKTSEVKVPDYDVTPTLIQQYENTRNIPGKDGTSRLGAHLRFGTVSVRKMVKKANAETNKTFFDELIWREFFMQVLYHNPDTVTESFKKKYDRIEWRNNEEEFEKWKSGKTGYPLVDAGMRQLNKSGFMHNRVRMLVGSFLCKHLLIDWRWGEAYFAEKLLDYEMSSNVGNWQWVAGSGVDAVPYFRIFNPTTQIDKFDKDKKYIKEWVEEFGTDDYPEKMVDHKEARERALKVYKEAVS
- a CDS encoding ATP-dependent DNA helicase; this encodes MENLDASKFYKLLLSDLGFTAKAGQDLALQQLSRFVLSNNKDELFVLKGFAGTGKTTIISTLVKNLWQIKKSGVLLAPTGRAAKVISNYSKKEAFTIHKKIYFPKKSGGSGVQFVLQPNKHKNSIFIVDEASMISDTPTNSKLMENGSLLDDLIQFVYSGHNCQLILIGDTAQLPPVKMEISPALEAEKLQFSYNKQVNHIELDEVVRQAEESDILLNATKIRQSLQDGFYDSFQFELTPKADVVRLQDGYEIMNAIEDCYNELGNEETSFIVRSNKRANLYNQQIRSRILFQEEEISAGDYLMVVKNNYFWIKPNSEAGFIANGDIVKVLEIFGIKELYGFRFAEVQVQMVDYPKMRPFETVVMLDTLTSNTPSLSYEESNQLYQEVMKDYEDETSKYKKFMKVKNNKFFNALQIKFSYAMTCHKSQGGQWNTVFIEQPYLPEGVGKEYLRWLYTAVTRATDKLYLIGFKDDFFLNK
- a CDS encoding SDR family NAD(P)-dependent oxidoreductase, encoding MEKNILLIGGSTGIGLEIANQLVKENNVIVASRNKGELNDDIKHLEFDVLKDNIEDLDLPEKIHGLVYCPGSINLKPFKMLKHKDFEEEMNLNFLSLIKVVQGVMPKLKEAENASLVFFSTVAVKVGMPFHTSVAAAKGAIEGFAKSLAAEYAPSLRVNVIAPSLTDTPLAEKLLSNDSKKEKMSERHPLKRVGNAKDIANAATFLLSDENSWITGQIIGVDGGLSTLNIS
- a CDS encoding SRPBCC family protein, whose translation is MKIYTKRSVQKLPISLEKAWEFLSSPGNLKTITPNYMGFNIISGADRPMFAGQIIQYIVTPIAGIKTKWVTEITHVRDKEYFVDEQRFGPYALWHHKHFLKEIPGGVEMEDIIDYKLPLGILGQMAHPFLVAPKLKEIFDYRQKKLVELFGEFDENKVKNATLKQDILN
- a CDS encoding DUF2911 domain-containing protein → MKKLLLFLCTAGLISAAQAQVKAPQASPFTKVEQKVGLTDVTLEYSRPGMRDREIFGDLVPYGEVWRTGANENTKITFSDDVTVQGKELKAGTYAIYTIPKEDEWEVKFYNDASNWGNPAEWNEEKVVLKATAEVMELPFEMETFTIMIDDLKNESAALNFVWANTVASLQFEVPTEEKAMASIEKTMNGPGAADYFAAATYYHDANKDLEQAYEWVNKSLEMGNPNAFWILRRKSLIAADLGKKEEAIAAAKKSLAEAEKAGNQDYVKMNKDSLKEWGAM
- a CDS encoding RsmD family RNA methyltransferase; the encoded protein is MRIISGTNKGKRLVAPKKLPVRPTTDMAKEALFNILNNTFQFSQLSILDLFSGTGNIAYEFASRGSKEITAVDANYDCVKFIKKTAQELDFNISTIKSDVFKFLEKAYVKADIIFADPPYDFEENEFLKIPQIVFEKNLLNQNGQLIIEHSKHTNLSNFPNFIEARRYGGSVFSFFENVE